The DNA sequence CAGGACTATCCTCTCCAGACACAACAACAATAACACCTAAAGGCCTTGACCTCTGTAGGGAGATTGGTGACCTCTACTCTCCGACCTCCTCCTTCTAGTCTTCTGTTGTCTGTGTGGTGCCCAGTGCTCACCAGGCAGGTCGCAAAGAAGCGGTGCGCAGCGCCATGGTAACCCACAGCAAGTTTGACTCCGTCATGAGCAGCAGCCCCTTCGACTCCACCATGCGGCTGCCTCACCGTTACAAGACCTTCAGCTCCAAGGTGCAGTACCAGCTCGTTGTCACCACCCTGCACAAGCTCCAGGAGAGCGGCTTCTACTGGGGCTCTATCAATGGCAAGGAGGCCAACGCCATGCTGGCCGCCGAGTCCGTCGGCACCTTCCTGATCCGCGACAGCTCCGACAACCGACACTTCTTCACGCTCAGCGTCAAGACGGCGTCTGGCACCAAGAACCTGCGCATCCAGTGTGACTCCGGGTCCTTCTTACTCCAGACGGACCCCAAGAGCATGCAGGCTGTGCCCCGCTTCGACTGTGTGCTGAAGCTGGTCCACCACTACATGCCCCCGACCAAAGGGGCTTCGCTGGTGGAGAAAAACACGAGGGGAGGGAACGCCTCCTACTACATCTACTCTGGAGGGGAGAAGATTCCCCTGGAGCTCCTCAAACCTTTCTCCTCCACTATGTCCAGCCTGCAGCACCTGTGTAGGAAAACAGTCAACGGACACCTGGACATATCCAGCAAACGGGACCAGCTTCCCCACCCCCTCAAAGAGTTCCTGCAGGAGTACGACGCGCCCATCTAGGCCTCTCTGGACATGTAGTGCCTCGATGGCATAAGACTTGATAAAGGTGTTATGAAGGGGACTTGGGCCGGTGTGAGAGACAGTGTGGCAGTACCCCACAGAACTGGGGGGGAAATATgactgtctgtatctgtgtcttaGAGGGATGGTTCACCCACATCAGGGTGACGAGGCAGAGGGGAAGGCAGCAGCATGAGTCAGTCTGAGAAAGTAGAAGAAGATGCTTGGTATTGTGGTTCTCATAAGGGCTGTACTGTACCTATCTCCCAAGCCCAGGAGTGATATAACGTTACCATGAGGAGTAGAGCTATACTGGTCCCACGTCAGCCAGTCACTCTCAACAGGCTGCCAACCACAAGACAAGAGGTGGGCGTCGTCATCAGACTTTCCAGTCTCTCattcatgcagagagagagagacagaatgagagagaaggagagagagagagagagagagacagaacgagagagaaggagagagagagaaagacagaacgagagagagagagaaaggaggactgGTTCATTGAGAGGCTAAACGGCCAGTCGGTGTGCTGCTAATTGGTTCAGATGTGTGTCAGTCAGGCCTTCAATTGGACCAGAAAAGAACTATTTCCCAACCTCAACTCTAACCTCACTGCATGACTAATAACTTCCTCCCGAGgtccgctctctctctttagtcgaTGAAGGCTCTGAGCCAGCATCTTGCCTGCCTTCACACCTCTGACGAAGCACACATTCCCACTGCTGCTAACCACGGGGTCTGGCTGTGGCACGGCACCGGCctgagaaacacaaacacaccagccTCTCCTATCCATTCAACCATTACATCAGGATTGGCTGTATTGACTGTCCTTAGCTGGCTGTTGGATATTAGTTACGGACATTAGCCCTGAGCCTGGAAGTATTAAACTCGTTGGTCGGAGTACCAAGCTTTTTGGCTTCCTCTGGGAAAACTGGGATCTCTGTCTCAGCCTTGCCAGGAAACTGCCTAGCAACCGGAATTCTAACCCATGTTCCAAAGGGGACATTTAACGTCACCAACGTCACCACCTCCAACATCACACTTTGAGTCAATAGTTGTTTATTTCCTTAGAAAAACTAGCCAGAACTGCAAACCAATTATGACCCAATGTTACAGAAGTGTGAAGCCACAAACGGCCGAATGGAGAACATTATATTTGAGACTTAAGGTGTTGAAGATGTGTGTAATGATTGGTTGATTGGCAGGGCTTT is a window from the Oncorhynchus kisutch isolate 150728-3 unplaced genomic scaffold, Okis_V2 Okis06b-Okis10b_hom, whole genome shotgun sequence genome containing:
- the LOC116359953 gene encoding suppressor of cytokine signaling 3-like produces the protein MVTHSKFDSVMSSSPFDSTMRLPHRYKTFSSKVQYQLVVTTLHKLQESGFYWGSINGKEANAMLAAESVGTFLIRDSSDNRHFFTLSVKTASGTKNLRIQCDSGSFLLQTDPKSMQAVPRFDCVLKLVHHYMPPTKGASLVEKNTRGGNASYYIYSGGEKIPLELLKPFSSTMSSLQHLCRKTVNGHLDISSKRDQLPHPLKEFLQEYDAPI